In the Nicotiana tabacum cultivar K326 chromosome 16, ASM71507v2, whole genome shotgun sequence genome, one interval contains:
- the LOC107822113 gene encoding uncharacterized protein At3g52155, chloroplastic: MNVVASPLQLPYCCCTKSLSRNRNWNPKSVASASGATSLVIDDTTQGQTSTSMETPTTQSVTARRLILLRHAKSSWDNRSIRDHDRPLSRAGQLDAIKVSQKLLELGWIPKLILSSDALRTRETLKIMQEQVQAFLEAEVHFISSFYSVAAMDGQTAEHLRQAICKYSRDEIFTVMCMGHNRGWEEAASMFSGVTVELKTCNAALLEATGKSWEEAFSLAGPGGWKLQGLVKPDIAV; encoded by the exons ATGAATGTTGTAGCATCACCATTGCAATTGCCATATTGCTGCTGTACAAAATCCCTAAGCAGGAATCGGAACTGGAACCCAAAATCTGTGGCCTCAGCTTCTGGCGCTACTTCTCTTGTAATTGATGATACTACCCAAGGGCAAACTTCGACTTCAATGGAAACCCCAACGACACAGTCAGTTACAGCACGTCGACTCATATTGCTTCGACACGCTAAGAGTTCTTGGGACAATCGCTCCATTCGGG ATCATGATCGTCCTTTGAGTAGAGCTGGACAACTAGATGCGATCAAGGTCTCGCAAAAGCTCCTAGAATTGGGCTGGATTCCAAAACTTATTTTATCAAG TGATGCACTGAGAACTCGGGAAACACTGAAAATAATGCAGGAGCAAGTCCAAGCCTTCTTGGAAGCTGAAGTACATTTTATTTCAAGCTTTTATTCTGTTGCAGCAATGGATGGGCAGACCGCTGAGCACCTACGACAAGCAATTTGTAAATACTCGAGGGATGAGATCTTTACAGTCAT GTGCATGGGTCATAATAGAGGATGGGAGGAAGCAGCCTCAATGTTTTCAGGTGTTACTGTGGAACTAAAGACTTGTAATGCTGCTTTGCTTGAAGCCACTGGGAAGTCGTGGGAAGAG GCATTTTCTCTGGCTGGACCTGGTGGGTGGAAACTTCAAGGGCTTGTGAAGCCAGACATTGCTGTTTAG